The Triticum aestivum cultivar Chinese Spring chromosome 7B, IWGSC CS RefSeq v2.1, whole genome shotgun sequence genome window below encodes:
- the LOC123162918 gene encoding GDSL esterase/lipase At1g71691: MADFIAMAMGFEMSPPAYMSLNSPPKIDAGFAGVNYASATAGIWRDSDDGLNIPLTDQIKYFATTIEKMEANRSRQELSKMLSNSLFLISIGTSDLNYMYNIMTRPEPDNKTDIPHLISSYGDSITALYNLGARKFGIINIPTLCTPMGYTCDDLMTSLPKDFNDGIKPLMSGLASNLDGLRYSVADFYAFSDAVSTNPSAYGFVNTGASCCEGPCAPNYRPPCANRMEYWYWDTENPTEQAAKLATTTFLNGTTQFTTPMNFKTLINQK, encoded by the exons ATGGCCGACTTCATCG CAATGGCTATGGGATTCGAGATGAGCCCTCCTGCTTATATGTCTCTTAATAGTCCCCCAAAAATTGATGCCGGTTTCGCTGGAGTCAACTATGCTTCCGCGACCGCTGGGATTTGGAGAGACAGC GACGATGGACTGAACATTCCATTGACAGACCAAATAAAGTACTTCGCCACCACAATAGAGAAGATGGAGGCCAACCGTAGCCGGCAAGAGTTGAGCAAGATGTTGTCCAATTCCCTCTTCCTCATCAGCATCGGCACCAGTGACCTGAACTACATGTACAACATCATGACCAGACCGGAGCCGGATAACAAAACTGACATCCCACACCTCATATCCTCCTACGGGGACAGCATCACGGCCTTGTACAACTTGGGCGCGAGGAAGTTCGGGATAATCAACATCCCGACCTTGTGCACGCCGATGGGTTATACGTGTGATGACCTCATGACCAGTCTCCCCAAGGACTTCAATGACGGCATCAAGCCGCTCATGTCTGGCCTCGCCTCCAACCTCGATGGCCTCCGTTACTCCGTCGCTGACTTCTATGCCTTCTCAGATGCAGTCAGCACAAATCCGTCAGCATACG GATTTGTGAACACCGGAGCCTCATGCTGCGAAGGCCCATGTGCACCTAACTATAGGCCACCATGTGCCAACCGCATGGAGTATTGGTATTGGGACACCGAGAACCCGACGGAGCAGGCCGCTAAGCTGGCCACAACTACATTTCTTAATGGCACAACCCAATTTACAACGCCCATGAACTTCAAGACGCTGATCAACCAAAAATGA